In a genomic window of Pseudoglutamicibacter albus:
- the rplI gene encoding 50S ribosomal protein L9, with the protein MAKLILTHEVTGLGAAGDIVEVRDGYARNYLLPRGYAITWTKGGEKDIESIKAAREAHRIANLEEAQKIADGLKDAEIRIEVKAGDTGRLFGTVKQADVAAAIEAAGLGKVDKRTIEIAQQVKTTGHYKATVRLHEDVLANTTLHVVAAPKGK; encoded by the coding sequence ATGGCAAAGCTTATTCTCACGCATGAGGTAACCGGCCTGGGTGCTGCTGGCGACATCGTCGAAGTACGCGACGGCTACGCACGTAACTACCTGTTGCCACGCGGCTACGCGATCACCTGGACCAAGGGTGGCGAGAAGGACATCGAGTCCATCAAGGCTGCTCGCGAGGCCCACCGCATCGCGAATCTCGAAGAAGCACAGAAGATCGCAGACGGCCTCAAGGACGCTGAGATCCGCATCGAGGTTAAAGCTGGTGACACCGGCCGCCTGTTCGGTACCGTCAAGCAGGCCGACGTTGCAGCAGCAATCGAGGCTGCCGGCCTGGGCAAGGTCGACAAGCGCACCATCGAGATCGCACAGCAGGTCAAGACAACTGGCCACTACAAGGCCACCGTCCGCCTGCACGAAGACGTTCTCGCGAACACCACGCTGCACGTTGTTGCAGCACCAAAGGGCAAGTAA
- a CDS encoding acyltransferase family protein: MSNNATTIQGDGARGLDRRGQNTHGQDAPQKRRDGRKFLPEVQALRAIAVFAVVAWHFYPRAVPGGFVGVDIFFVISGFLITSKLLRDAEVHGKINLAEFWAARIRRIMPAATVTACVIIVATFIWWPTEQWEQVSRQGIASLLSIVNWVLAVDSVDYLASDNAPTAFQHYWSLSVEEQFYVLWPLVVILAVWLARRIGLTVRAYAIVLFSAVILASFVWAEYRVRSNDPAAYFITTTRVWELALGGLIAALAPYILKDDSGKGKQRMGGGVSWRAVLALAGLAAMCWSILTYTHATPFPGASAAVPVLGAVAVIIAGRTSGALSLNWLVDWAPVQWLGKVSFSLYLWHWPVYMVFVQITEHKPYWWQVPVLMLISCVLAHVSWRWVEEPARQWKRLKVSPAPAWIAGGVATLVAVAVAVTPIVRADAINREQKELAAELLKGERPEFAAGSWDPVIKKSGAQKLDAGHPDSPGGRLVTEEERADELPAALTYGSVITPTPAEAEDDARTDQECFAGNGKKHTPRCVKGKEDGEKTIAIMGDSHARMLVEPLEELAKHHDWRIITYTKASCPMSLEPRELGKADERCVEPNKESIQRVVEDEPDVIITKNFAGSTFRGDAADGYERTFKELQKSGAQLVVVRDTPVPSRDDDIPIPRTCVSGSMDKPHECDFSVEQGLLDDPAVEAAGRLDDVYFLDMTDYFCSKDECSVVAGNTLIYRDGNHVTNTYLRSLAPVLERRLPQQLRDHKD; the protein is encoded by the coding sequence ATGTCCAACAACGCCACAACGATCCAAGGGGACGGTGCTCGCGGACTAGATAGGCGAGGGCAGAACACGCATGGGCAGGATGCGCCCCAGAAACGCAGAGACGGCCGGAAGTTCCTCCCGGAGGTCCAAGCCCTGCGGGCGATTGCCGTCTTCGCCGTTGTGGCGTGGCATTTCTACCCCAGGGCAGTTCCGGGCGGCTTTGTTGGTGTCGATATCTTCTTTGTGATCTCAGGGTTTTTGATCACATCGAAGCTTCTGCGGGACGCCGAAGTGCACGGCAAGATCAACCTCGCTGAGTTCTGGGCTGCCCGCATCCGCCGCATCATGCCGGCCGCGACAGTGACCGCGTGCGTGATCATCGTTGCAACGTTCATATGGTGGCCCACGGAGCAGTGGGAACAGGTTTCGCGGCAAGGCATCGCGAGCCTGTTGAGCATCGTGAACTGGGTTTTGGCCGTTGATTCCGTGGATTATCTGGCCTCAGACAATGCGCCGACCGCTTTCCAACACTATTGGTCACTCAGCGTTGAGGAACAGTTCTATGTTCTCTGGCCGCTCGTGGTGATCCTGGCCGTATGGCTCGCCCGCCGCATCGGGCTCACTGTGCGTGCCTATGCGATCGTCCTGTTTTCGGCGGTGATCCTCGCCTCGTTCGTGTGGGCTGAATATAGGGTCCGTTCAAACGATCCGGCGGCTTATTTCATCACGACAACGCGCGTGTGGGAGCTCGCCTTAGGCGGCTTGATCGCAGCCCTGGCGCCCTACATCCTCAAGGACGATTCCGGCAAGGGCAAGCAACGGATGGGCGGCGGCGTTTCGTGGCGTGCGGTGCTAGCGCTGGCAGGTCTTGCGGCGATGTGCTGGTCGATCCTCACGTACACGCACGCGACCCCGTTCCCGGGTGCTAGCGCGGCGGTTCCCGTACTGGGGGCTGTGGCGGTGATCATCGCGGGCCGTACCAGTGGTGCGTTGTCGCTGAATTGGCTGGTTGATTGGGCGCCGGTTCAGTGGCTGGGCAAGGTGTCTTTCTCGCTGTATTTGTGGCACTGGCCGGTGTACATGGTTTTCGTGCAGATCACGGAGCATAAGCCGTATTGGTGGCAAGTGCCCGTGCTGATGCTGATCTCGTGTGTGCTCGCGCACGTTTCGTGGCGTTGGGTTGAGGAGCCTGCACGCCAGTGGAAGCGTTTGAAGGTCTCGCCCGCGCCAGCGTGGATCGCAGGTGGCGTGGCAACGCTCGTTGCTGTTGCGGTTGCTGTGACTCCGATTGTGCGTGCGGATGCGATCAATCGCGAACAGAAGGAGCTCGCCGCGGAGCTTCTAAAAGGTGAGCGGCCGGAGTTCGCTGCCGGTAGTTGGGACCCAGTCATCAAGAAGTCCGGGGCTCAAAAGCTCGATGCGGGGCATCCGGATAGCCCGGGCGGCCGGTTGGTCACCGAAGAGGAGCGCGCGGATGAGCTTCCAGCGGCGCTCACGTATGGCTCGGTCATCACGCCCACCCCTGCGGAAGCTGAGGACGATGCGCGCACGGATCAGGAGTGTTTCGCGGGCAACGGCAAGAAACACACGCCGCGCTGCGTGAAGGGTAAGGAAGACGGCGAGAAGACGATCGCGATAATGGGTGATTCTCACGCCCGGATGCTCGTGGAGCCGCTAGAGGAGCTAGCGAAGCACCACGATTGGCGGATCATCACCTACACCAAGGCTTCATGCCCCATGTCACTTGAACCTCGTGAGCTCGGTAAAGCTGATGAGCGGTGCGTTGAACCGAATAAGGAATCCATCCAGCGGGTCGTTGAGGATGAGCCTGATGTGATCATCACCAAGAACTTTGCAGGATCAACATTCCGCGGCGATGCGGCGGACGGTTACGAACGCACGTTCAAGGAACTGCAGAAGAGCGGGGCGCAGCTTGTGGTGGTTCGAGACACCCCGGTCCCGTCGCGTGATGACGATATTCCGATTCCACGCACGTGCGTTTCCGGGAGCATGGACAAGCCACACGAGTGCGATTTCAGTGTTGAACAAGGTTTGCTTGATGACCCGGCGGTAGAGGCGGCCGGGCGGCTCGATGACGTCTACTTCCTTGATATGACCGATTACTTCTGCAGCAAAGACGAATGCTCCGTGGTCGCGGGCAACACGCTGATCTACAGGGATGGAAATCACGTGACCAACACGTACCTGAGAAGCCTCGCACCCGTCCTGGAGCGCCGCCTCCCTCAACAGCTACGCGACCACAAGGACTGA
- a CDS encoding M18 family aminopeptidase, with translation MTQALTHVEDLADFIDASPSSYHAAEESARRLEEQGFTRLAEHDEWPAQPGGKFVVVRDGAVIAWTVPANADPCTPANIFGGHTDSPGFKLKPKPTTGNHGWLQAGVEIYGGPLLNSWLDRELRLAGRLAMRDGSVVLADTGALLRLPQLAIHLDRGVNEKLALDKQVQTQPVWGLGVPAEHDLLAELASSAGVDPEQIDGFDAVVADSARGQAFGKDKAFFAAGRLDNLASVHAGCVALGEVADAGVGQDAQRIAMFAAFDHEELGSASRSGAAGPFLEDVLNRIYAGLGASAVDQARAYAESWHVSSDVGHSIHPNYAGHHDPVVKPLLGSGPILKINANQRYATDALGAAAWASWCREAGVESQEFVSNNNIPCGSTIGPIAATRLGIRTVDVGIPILSMHSARELAGVSDLHDLYKVAKVFYTA, from the coding sequence ATGACCCAGGCGTTGACCCATGTAGAGGACCTCGCGGACTTTATTGATGCGTCCCCTTCGAGCTATCACGCGGCGGAGGAAAGCGCTCGACGCCTCGAAGAACAGGGTTTCACGCGTCTCGCTGAGCACGATGAGTGGCCCGCGCAGCCGGGCGGGAAGTTCGTGGTGGTGCGTGATGGCGCGGTCATCGCGTGGACGGTCCCGGCGAATGCGGACCCGTGTACACCAGCGAATATTTTTGGTGGGCACACGGATTCCCCGGGCTTCAAGCTCAAACCGAAGCCGACCACGGGTAACCACGGCTGGTTGCAGGCCGGCGTTGAGATCTATGGTGGCCCGCTTTTGAATTCGTGGCTGGACCGTGAACTGCGCTTGGCGGGCCGCTTGGCGATGCGTGACGGTTCTGTGGTTTTGGCTGATACGGGCGCGCTGCTGCGTTTGCCGCAGCTTGCGATCCACTTGGACCGCGGCGTGAATGAGAAACTCGCGTTGGATAAGCAGGTCCAGACTCAGCCGGTGTGGGGTCTGGGTGTGCCTGCTGAGCATGATCTGTTGGCCGAGCTCGCCTCGTCCGCCGGTGTTGATCCTGAACAGATCGATGGGTTCGATGCGGTGGTCGCTGACTCGGCTCGTGGTCAGGCTTTCGGCAAGGATAAAGCGTTTTTCGCGGCGGGCCGCCTGGATAACTTGGCTTCCGTTCACGCCGGTTGCGTTGCCCTCGGTGAGGTAGCGGATGCAGGTGTGGGCCAGGATGCTCAGCGGATTGCGATGTTCGCGGCTTTTGACCACGAGGAGCTGGGTTCGGCGTCCCGTTCGGGTGCTGCTGGCCCGTTCCTTGAGGATGTTTTGAACCGTATTTATGCGGGTTTGGGTGCATCCGCTGTGGATCAGGCGCGGGCGTACGCAGAATCCTGGCATGTGTCATCGGATGTGGGGCATTCGATCCACCCGAATTATGCGGGGCATCATGATCCGGTGGTCAAGCCACTTCTGGGGTCTGGCCCGATCTTGAAGATCAACGCCAATCAGCGCTATGCGACTGATGCGCTCGGTGCTGCAGCGTGGGCTAGCTGGTGCCGCGAGGCTGGGGTTGAGAGCCAGGAGTTCGTGTCGAATAACAATATCCCGTGCGGTTCCACGATCGGCCCGATCGCGGCGACCCGCCTAGGGATTCGCACCGTGGATGTGGGTATCCCGATTCTGTCGATGCATTCGGCCCGCGAGCTTGCAGGCGTGAGCGATCTTCACGACCTATATAAGGTTGCGAAGGTTTTCTATACCGCATAA
- a CDS encoding single-stranded DNA-binding protein, whose translation MAGETIITVVGNLTADPELRFTPSGAAVANFTVASTPRIFDRQANEFKDGEALFMRCSVWREHAENVAESLTKGMRVIAQGRLRARSYDDQNGNRRTAWELDVDEVGPALRYATAQVTRNPRGGGGNQGGFGGNQGGFGGNTGGGFGGGNQGGGFGGQQNQGGGGDWGAPQQSPANDPWGNSGGSSDWGANPGQSAPPF comes from the coding sequence ATGGCTGGAGAAACCATCATCACTGTGGTGGGTAACCTCACCGCTGATCCGGAACTGCGTTTCACGCCCTCCGGTGCCGCGGTAGCGAACTTCACGGTCGCTTCTACGCCGCGGATCTTCGACCGTCAGGCCAACGAGTTCAAAGACGGCGAAGCCCTCTTCATGCGCTGCAGCGTATGGCGCGAACACGCCGAAAACGTGGCGGAATCACTGACCAAGGGCATGCGCGTCATCGCCCAGGGTCGTCTCCGTGCCCGCAGCTATGACGATCAGAACGGCAACCGCCGTACCGCATGGGAACTGGACGTCGACGAAGTCGGCCCAGCCCTGCGCTACGCAACCGCACAAGTCACCCGCAACCCGCGAGGCGGCGGGGGTAACCAAGGCGGTTTCGGCGGCAACCAGGGCGGCTTCGGTGGAAACACCGGCGGCGGCTTTGGTGGCGGCAACCAAGGCGGAGGCTTCGGCGGCCAGCAGAACCAGGGCGGCGGCGGAGACTGGGGTGCGCCTCAGCAATCTCCAGCTAACGACCCGTGGGGTAACTCTGGCGGCTCAAGCGACTGGGGCGCAAACCCCGGCCAGTCCGCACCACCGTTCTAA
- the rpsR gene encoding 30S ribosomal protein S18 has protein sequence MAKPEIRKPKPKANPLKAADIDYIDYKDVALLRKFISDRGKIRARRVTGVTVQEQRKIAQAIKNAREVALLPYSGAGRG, from the coding sequence ATGGCTAAGCCTGAAATTCGCAAGCCTAAGCCTAAGGCCAACCCGCTCAAGGCCGCCGACATCGACTACATTGACTACAAAGATGTCGCCCTTCTTCGCAAGTTCATCTCCGACCGCGGCAAGATCCGCGCTCGTCGTGTAACTGGCGTGACCGTGCAGGAGCAGCGCAAGATCGCTCAGGCGATCAAGAATGCGCGCGAAGTTGCCCTGCTTCCATACTCCGGCGCTGGCCGCGGCTAA
- the rpsF gene encoding 30S ribosomal protein S6, producing MRNYELMLLVDPEVDERTVEPTLNKFLEVVTKDGGTVENIDIWGRRRMAYEINKKAEAIYAVVNFTAEPQTASELDRVLGLNESIMRTKIIRPEDQRIK from the coding sequence TTGCGTAACTACGAACTGATGCTGCTGGTTGACCCCGAGGTCGACGAGCGCACCGTTGAACCGACGCTCAACAAGTTCCTCGAGGTCGTCACCAAGGACGGCGGAACCGTCGAGAACATCGACATCTGGGGCCGTCGCCGCATGGCCTACGAAATCAACAAGAAGGCTGAGGCCATCTACGCAGTGGTTAACTTCACCGCTGAGCCACAGACCGCATCCGAACTTGACCGTGTTTTGGGCCTCAACGAGTCCATCATGCGCACCAAGATCATCCGCCCAGAGGACCAGCGCATCAAGTAA
- a CDS encoding PepSY domain-containing protein — MERKHVALTSVATLALVLAACGAPTEDKTSESTQDAQQTQTQQTETQQAQNTDADDADDADDKDSADNNAQAPTKGGSQQNALKAIETAEKEVGGKVVDLDWDDDKSGWSVDVVKGNKSHELEVAADGSKVTNQDEVEDVDSDDRREYDAIKVEIAKAIETALKDTPGTLDDVSVDEEQGQIMWEVDIYPEGGGADVTVYVDVKSGQVLKKDK, encoded by the coding sequence ATGGAGAGAAAACATGTAGCCCTCACGTCCGTAGCAACCCTCGCGCTGGTTCTTGCCGCTTGCGGTGCTCCAACGGAGGACAAAACCTCCGAATCCACCCAGGACGCCCAGCAGACCCAAACTCAGCAGACTGAGACTCAGCAGGCGCAGAACACTGACGCCGATGACGCTGACGATGCTGATGATAAGGACTCTGCAGACAACAACGCGCAAGCCCCAACCAAGGGTGGCAGCCAACAGAACGCTCTCAAGGCGATCGAGACCGCTGAAAAGGAAGTTGGCGGAAAGGTCGTTGACCTCGACTGGGATGACGATAAGAGCGGCTGGAGCGTAGATGTTGTCAAGGGCAATAAGAGTCACGAGCTCGAGGTAGCCGCTGACGGATCCAAGGTCACCAACCAGGATGAAGTCGAAGACGTAGACAGCGATGACCGCCGCGAATATGACGCGATCAAGGTAGAAATCGCTAAGGCGATCGAGACCGCGCTCAAGGACACCCCAGGCACCCTCGATGACGTCAGTGTTGACGAGGAGCAAGGCCAGATCATGTGGGAAGTTGATATCTACCCAGAGGGTGGCGGCGCCGACGTGACGGTCTATGTGGACGTCAAGAGCGGACAGGTCCTCAAGAAGGACAAATAA
- a CDS encoding flavin reductase family protein produces the protein MSLTHTIDQATLRSAFDRFPVGVAALCSRVGGHHEGMVSSSFAVGISYEPALVSFSVRNESRTWQRLKHGYRLGVSILADEHREVCYQLASRDVSKRFSGLDVTLADSGALFLDRAALWLETSIYDTVPAGDHTIVLLKVHAVSQGEEHGEPIVLHGKTFRDLAQLPDRALVTA, from the coding sequence ATGTCCCTGACCCACACCATCGACCAGGCAACCCTGCGTTCGGCATTCGACCGTTTCCCTGTAGGCGTGGCAGCCCTCTGCTCCCGCGTGGGAGGCCACCACGAAGGCATGGTCTCCTCGAGCTTCGCGGTCGGCATCTCATATGAGCCAGCGCTCGTATCCTTCTCAGTTCGCAACGAATCCCGCACATGGCAGCGCCTCAAGCACGGCTACCGGCTCGGCGTCTCGATTCTGGCCGATGAACACCGCGAGGTCTGCTATCAGCTCGCCTCCCGCGACGTATCCAAGCGTTTCAGCGGCCTCGACGTTACGTTAGCTGACTCCGGTGCTTTGTTCCTGGACCGCGCCGCCCTGTGGCTTGAGACCTCGATCTATGACACGGTCCCGGCAGGCGACCACACCATCGTGCTGTTGAAGGTCCACGCTGTATCGCAAGGCGAGGAACACGGAGAGCCGATCGTGCTGCACGGCAAGACGTTCCGCGACCTTGCGCAGCTTCCAGACCGCGCACTCGTAACCGCCTAA